In Deinococcus proteolyticus MRP, a single genomic region encodes these proteins:
- a CDS encoding sensor histidine kinase: protein MRLSLRARLTLWAALATVLAALLVSGGIYLTVRQLLYLSEKEQLLSSVLIVQSRVEREVDRVGGAESLRWMWLDLSQIAGENVQTQKLELRLVSQVGGQWFYNQTEHFPAGLQLDLPVNLYQIRGQDKMIAVRELRTSGPPLLLSVMTDTGSLGQANKAFRGAFWTLLPLALLLALVLGWTVSGRLLAPVRQLEVAAREVGESGDLRRPLPLTDTGDELGLLARALQGTFGQLAQAREREQDFARAAAHDLRSPLAALTARVQGSLSRPRDAERYRQDLQEIGTDLERLSALTTHLLLLSRDPSSVSRQPLALHPLAADAVDRARELDELADVDLQVAPSGRGLWTEGDPVLLGQAVWNLVVNAMRYGAGSPVLVRLEGIGESAVISVQDSGPGVSPEILAQLGQAFYRPDSSRQGQAAGGGHGLGLALAQRAAEVHGGRLELQSAAGQGFTARLVLPACPAPAAEEG from the coding sequence ATGCGTCTGAGCCTGCGCGCCCGCCTCACGCTGTGGGCGGCCCTCGCTACGGTGCTGGCCGCGCTGCTGGTGTCGGGCGGCATCTACCTTACGGTGCGGCAGCTGCTGTACCTCTCCGAAAAGGAGCAGCTGCTCAGCAGTGTGCTGATTGTGCAGTCGCGGGTCGAGCGCGAGGTGGACCGGGTAGGCGGGGCCGAAAGCCTGCGCTGGATGTGGCTGGACCTCTCGCAGATTGCCGGCGAGAACGTGCAGACCCAGAAGCTGGAACTGCGGCTGGTGTCGCAGGTGGGCGGGCAGTGGTTCTACAACCAGACCGAGCATTTCCCGGCGGGGCTCCAGCTGGACCTGCCGGTCAACCTGTACCAGATTCGCGGCCAGGACAAGATGATTGCCGTGCGTGAGCTGCGCACCTCCGGCCCGCCGCTGCTGCTGAGCGTGATGACCGATACCGGGTCGCTGGGGCAGGCCAACAAGGCGTTTCGCGGCGCCTTCTGGACCCTGCTGCCGCTGGCGCTGCTGTTGGCGCTGGTGCTGGGCTGGACGGTGTCGGGCCGGCTGCTGGCTCCGGTGCGGCAACTGGAAGTGGCAGCCCGCGAGGTCGGCGAGAGCGGTGACCTGCGCCGCCCCTTGCCGCTGACCGATACCGGCGACGAATTGGGCCTGCTGGCCCGCGCCCTGCAGGGCACCTTCGGGCAGCTGGCCCAGGCCCGTGAGCGCGAGCAGGACTTTGCCCGCGCCGCCGCCCACGACCTGCGTTCGCCGCTGGCGGCCCTGACAGCCCGCGTGCAGGGCAGCCTCAGCCGGCCCCGCGATGCCGAGCGCTACCGCCAGGACCTGCAGGAAATCGGCACCGACCTGGAGCGCCTCTCGGCCCTGACCACCCACCTGCTGCTGCTCTCACGCGACCCTTCCTCGGTGTCCCGGCAGCCGCTGGCGCTTCACCCCCTGGCGGCCGACGCCGTAGACCGCGCCCGCGAACTGGACGAGCTGGCCGATGTGGACTTGCAGGTGGCCCCCAGTGGCCGGGGGCTGTGGACTGAAGGCGACCCGGTTCTGCTGGGCCAGGCCGTGTGGAATCTGGTGGTCAATGCCATGCGCTACGGCGCCGGCTCCCCGGTGCTGGTGCGGCTGGAAGGGATAGGGGAGAGCGCCGTGATCAGCGTGCAGGACAGTGGCCCTGGTGTCTCTCCGGAGATACTGGCGCAGTTGGGGCAGGCGTTTTACCGCCCCGATTCCTCGCGGCAGGGACAGGCGGCCGGTGGTGGGCACGGGCTGGGGCTGGCGCTGGCACAGCGGGCCGCCGAGGTTCACGGCGGGCGGCTGGAGCTGCAGAGCGCAGCAGGGCAGGGCTTCACGGCGCGGCTGGTCCTGCCGGCCTGCCCGGCTCCCGCCGCCGAGGAGGGCTGA
- the minD gene encoding septum site-determining protein MinD — protein MDAKVIVVTSGKGGVGKTTTTANIGAALAKQGEKTAVIDVDVGLRNLDVVMGLESRVVFDLIDVLEGKCKLNQALIRDKRVENLYLMPASQTRDKDALDPEVFKQVIDRLLNEEGFDRILVDSPAGIESGFKTAAAPAQGALVVVNPEVSSVRDADRIIGLLEAHQVGEIRLVINRLRPAMVASGNMLSEADMVNILNVKPIGIIPEDDGIIVSTNVGEPAVLGQSRAGQAFMDTARRIRGEDVPFPVYGEEPTGGFWARLRKLLGGG, from the coding sequence ATGGACGCCAAAGTCATCGTAGTGACCTCGGGCAAGGGGGGGGTCGGCAAGACCACCACCACTGCCAACATCGGCGCAGCCCTCGCCAAGCAGGGTGAAAAGACCGCAGTGATTGACGTGGACGTAGGCCTGCGCAACCTGGACGTGGTGATGGGCCTGGAAAGCCGCGTGGTGTTCGACCTGATCGACGTGCTGGAAGGCAAGTGCAAGCTGAACCAGGCGCTGATTCGCGACAAGCGGGTGGAAAACCTGTACCTGATGCCAGCTTCGCAGACCCGTGACAAGGACGCACTGGACCCTGAAGTGTTCAAGCAGGTGATTGACCGCCTGCTGAACGAAGAAGGCTTTGACCGGATTCTGGTGGACAGCCCCGCTGGGATCGAGTCGGGCTTCAAGACGGCGGCTGCCCCAGCGCAGGGCGCTCTGGTGGTGGTGAACCCTGAGGTGTCCAGCGTGCGCGACGCCGACCGGATTATCGGATTGCTGGAAGCGCACCAGGTAGGAGAAATCCGCCTAGTGATCAACCGCCTGCGCCCCGCGATGGTGGCCAGCGGCAACATGCTCAGCGAAGCCGACATGGTCAACATCCTGAACGTCAAACCCATCGGGATCATTCCCGAAGACGACGGCATCATCGTTTCGACCAACGTGGGCGAACCGGCCGTGCTGGGACAGTCCAGAGCAGGTCAGGCCTTTATGGATACGGCGCGGCGGATTCGCGGTGAAGATGTGCCGTTCCCGGTGTACGGCGAGGAACCTACCGGCGGATTCTGGGCGCGGCTGCGTAAGCTGCTCGGGGGCGGCTGA
- a CDS encoding NTP transferase domain-containing protein translates to MIASAATPAAPYQALILGGGDAGDPLAVSHGVAVKGLVPVAGQPMALHVLRAVRASGRVGRVAYIGPTTPQMDALIDLPLPDRGSLLDNLTAGLEALGDQPGRALVLTADIPMLTAGQLNDVLDQVAAQPGAGLLYPVVSREACEATFPGVKRTFVRVRDGTFTGGNLFVFAPALVGQFLPRLRAVLDARKAPLKLAALIGPGVLVRLLTGRLTVRGLEEAVSSLLGVEARAIITPHAAVGTDVDKPADLALAEAYLSQVS, encoded by the coding sequence ATGATCGCTTCCGCTGCCACACCCGCCGCGCCGTACCAAGCCCTGATTCTCGGCGGGGGAGATGCAGGCGACCCACTGGCTGTCTCGCATGGGGTGGCCGTTAAGGGCCTGGTGCCGGTGGCCGGACAGCCGATGGCCCTGCATGTGCTGCGTGCTGTGCGGGCCAGCGGCCGGGTGGGGCGCGTGGCCTATATCGGCCCTACCACCCCGCAGATGGACGCCCTGATTGACCTGCCACTGCCGGACCGGGGCAGCCTGCTGGACAACTTGACCGCCGGCCTGGAAGCGCTGGGCGACCAGCCGGGACGGGCGCTGGTTCTCACTGCCGATATCCCTATGCTGACGGCCGGGCAGCTCAACGATGTGCTGGACCAGGTTGCAGCGCAGCCGGGCGCAGGCCTGCTGTATCCCGTGGTATCCCGCGAAGCCTGCGAAGCGACCTTTCCAGGCGTCAAGCGCACTTTCGTGCGGGTCAGGGACGGCACGTTCACTGGCGGCAACCTGTTCGTGTTCGCCCCCGCACTGGTGGGCCAGTTCCTGCCCCGTCTGCGGGCCGTGCTGGACGCCCGCAAGGCTCCGCTGAAGCTGGCGGCCCTGATTGGTCCGGGGGTGCTGGTGCGGCTGCTGACCGGCCGCCTGACCGTGCGCGGGCTGGAGGAAGCGGTCAGCAGCCTGCTGGGAGTAGAGGCGCGGGCCATCATCACCCCGCATGCCGCCGTGGGCACGGACGTAGACAAACCCGCCGACCTGGCCCTGGCCGAGGCCTATCTCTCGCAGGTCAGCTGA
- a CDS encoding aminopeptidase, with product MSKTFEEKLREYARVLVGTGVGLKAGGKLLINAPIDAVPLVREMVAEAYRTGALDVRVDWRDDQLERLRYTEGSREAALFIPEWVMEQAERMVDDGYARIGIRGDDPNLLAGVDGQLIAERTKRGAELSRKVSAAISGHTVDWTLGAMSTPAWARSVYPDLPEAEGVARLWEDIFTVSRINEADPAAAWQAHTDRLARLSAYLNEQQFDAVHFRSAEGTDLTVGLADGHIWDGGAMTGPTGTRTVPNMPTDEVFTAPHRDRVDGVAVASKPLSVHGTLVSGIRMRFEGGRAVEATAETGQDTLQQLLATDEGAARLGEVALVPASAPVAQTGSLFNMTLFDENAASHIAMGRCYSTNVQGGSDEQALTAAGGNRSLIHVDWMIGSPTTDVDGLTRDGNRIPLMRQGEWVVDAAN from the coding sequence ATGTCCAAAACATTTGAAGAGAAGTTGCGCGAGTACGCCCGCGTGCTGGTCGGGACTGGCGTGGGCCTGAAAGCCGGCGGCAAGCTGCTGATCAATGCGCCCATCGACGCTGTGCCCCTGGTGCGTGAAATGGTGGCCGAGGCGTACCGTACCGGGGCACTGGACGTGCGGGTGGACTGGCGCGACGACCAGCTGGAGCGGCTGCGCTATACGGAAGGCAGCCGTGAGGCCGCGCTGTTTATCCCTGAGTGGGTCATGGAGCAGGCCGAGCGCATGGTGGACGACGGCTACGCCCGCATTGGCATTCGCGGCGACGACCCCAACCTGCTGGCCGGCGTGGACGGCCAACTGATTGCCGAGCGCACCAAGCGCGGCGCCGAGCTGAGCCGCAAGGTTTCGGCGGCCATCAGCGGGCACACGGTGGACTGGACCCTGGGCGCCATGAGCACGCCGGCCTGGGCCCGCAGCGTGTACCCGGACCTGCCCGAAGCCGAGGGGGTAGCGCGGCTGTGGGAAGACATCTTCACCGTGTCGCGCATCAATGAAGCCGACCCGGCGGCCGCTTGGCAGGCCCATACGGACCGCCTGGCCCGGCTGAGTGCGTACCTCAACGAGCAGCAGTTCGACGCTGTGCATTTCCGCAGTGCCGAGGGCACCGACCTGACGGTGGGCCTGGCCGACGGTCACATCTGGGACGGCGGCGCCATGACCGGCCCGACCGGCACCCGCACCGTGCCCAACATGCCCACCGACGAGGTGTTCACCGCGCCGCACCGCGACCGGGTGGACGGCGTGGCGGTCGCCAGCAAGCCGCTGTCGGTCCACGGCACCCTGGTCAGCGGGATTCGCATGCGCTTTGAGGGCGGCCGCGCTGTGGAAGCCACCGCCGAGACCGGCCAGGACACTTTGCAGCAGCTGCTGGCCACCGACGAAGGAGCAGCCCGCCTGGGCGAAGTGGCGCTGGTGCCCGCCTCGGCCCCGGTGGCGCAGACCGGCAGCCTGTTCAACATGACCCTGTTCGATGAGAACGCCGCTTCGCACATTGCCATGGGCCGCTGCTACTCCACCAACGTGCAGGGCGGCAGCGACGAGCAGGCCCTGACCGCAGCCGGCGGCAACCGCTCGCTGATTCACGTGGACTGGATGATCGGCAGCCCCACCACCGACGTGGACGGCCTGACCAGGGACGGCAACCGCATTCCGCTGATGCGGCAGGGCGAGTGGGTGGTGGACGCCGCCAACTAA
- the ruvC gene encoding crossover junction endodeoxyribonuclease RuvC, which produces MRVLGVDPGLANLGLGVVDGDVRRAVCLHQECVTTPSSQEMGQRLLTLHRHVSAVIDEFQPDAVALEDQILRRQADVAFKVGQAYGVVQLTCGQRGLPVYGYGPMQVKKALVGTGRAEKEQVIYMVRANLGLRALTNNHAADALALALTHLASAPLASRSALEVALQAAEKRGRRRPA; this is translated from the coding sequence ATGAGGGTGCTGGGTGTTGACCCTGGGCTGGCCAACTTAGGCCTCGGCGTGGTGGATGGAGATGTCCGCCGCGCCGTCTGTCTGCATCAAGAATGCGTCACCACGCCCAGCTCGCAGGAGATGGGTCAGCGTCTGCTCACGCTTCACCGTCACGTCTCGGCGGTTATAGATGAGTTCCAGCCTGATGCTGTCGCGCTGGAAGACCAGATTCTTCGCCGGCAGGCCGACGTGGCCTTTAAGGTGGGACAGGCGTATGGCGTGGTGCAGCTGACCTGTGGGCAGCGGGGTTTGCCGGTCTACGGTTACGGTCCCATGCAGGTCAAAAAGGCCCTGGTGGGCACCGGCCGTGCCGAGAAAGAGCAGGTCATCTATATGGTGCGGGCTAATCTGGGCCTGCGTGCGCTGACCAACAACCACGCCGCTGACGCTCTTGCTCTGGCTTTGACGCACCTTGCCTCCGCTCCGCTGGCCAGCCGCAGCGCTCTGGAAGTCGCGCTCCAGGCGGCCGAGAAGCGTGGACGCCGGCGTCCAGCCTGA
- a CDS encoding HesB/IscA family protein, with amino-acid sequence MTAEMFPVTTPAAAEAEAKVITISEYGAQKAQSILAGSGKQDAGVRVFIKSGGCSGYQYGMAIDDRELEGDTIVYDRGVKLLVDQASLALLRGSEVDFVENLMGGGFTVNNPNATSSCGCGHSFRTDGATAPEGQGGSCGS; translated from the coding sequence ATGACGGCAGAAATGTTCCCCGTGACGACCCCCGCAGCTGCCGAGGCAGAGGCCAAGGTCATCACCATCAGCGAATACGGCGCCCAAAAGGCTCAGAGCATCCTGGCCGGTAGCGGCAAGCAGGACGCCGGCGTGCGCGTGTTTATCAAGAGCGGTGGCTGCAGCGGTTACCAGTACGGCATGGCCATCGACGACCGTGAGCTAGAAGGCGACACCATCGTGTATGACCGTGGCGTCAAGCTGCTGGTGGATCAGGCCAGCCTGGCTCTGCTGCGCGGCAGCGAGGTGGATTTTGTCGAGAACTTGATGGGCGGCGGCTTTACGGTCAACAATCCCAACGCCACCAGTTCCTGTGGATGCGGACATTCCTTCCGCACGGACGGCGCTACGGCTCCTGAGGGCCAGGGCGGTTCCTGCGGCAGCTGA
- a CDS encoding ferredoxin, translated as MPHVITSPCIGVKDQACTEVCPVECIYDGGDQFLIHPDECIDCGACVPACPVNAIFPEEDVPADETPFIAKNAAFFGV; from the coding sequence ATGCCTCACGTCATTACGTCTCCCTGTATCGGTGTCAAGGACCAAGCCTGCACCGAAGTCTGCCCCGTCGAGTGCATCTACGACGGTGGTGATCAGTTCCTGATTCACCCTGACGAGTGCATCGACTGCGGTGCCTGCGTCCCTGCCTGCCCGGTCAACGCCATCTTCCCCGAAGAGGATGTCCCTGCCGACGAGACTCCCTTCATTGCTAAGAACGCCGCATTCTTCGGCGTGTGA
- the cmk gene encoding (d)CMP kinase produces MIITIDGVAASGKSTVASGVARALGVPYVSSGLLYRAVTLCGLEAELPGGDLRVLDCLQAQPPRLQPHAEGNRVQLGERDLTEDLHATRVDEGVSAYAALPQVRAWVDEQLRALPAPFVAEGRDMGTNVFPQAQAKFYLTAHPRVRAERRSAERPEDLDAIEAALVERDTRDAAQSLPAADALVIDTGELTAQEVIDRIVAEVRSRARS; encoded by the coding sequence GTGATTATCACGATTGACGGCGTAGCGGCGAGTGGCAAAAGCACGGTGGCGTCCGGGGTGGCCCGCGCCCTGGGCGTGCCGTATGTGAGTTCAGGGCTGCTGTACCGCGCCGTGACCCTGTGCGGCCTGGAAGCCGAACTGCCGGGCGGCGACCTGCGCGTGCTGGACTGTCTGCAGGCCCAGCCTCCCCGCCTGCAACCCCACGCCGAGGGCAACCGGGTACAGCTGGGGGAACGCGACCTGACGGAAGACCTGCACGCCACGCGGGTGGATGAGGGGGTCAGTGCTTACGCCGCGCTGCCGCAGGTGCGGGCCTGGGTGGATGAACAGCTGCGGGCCTTGCCGGCCCCATTTGTGGCCGAGGGCCGCGACATGGGCACCAACGTGTTTCCGCAGGCGCAGGCCAAGTTCTACCTGACCGCGCACCCCCGCGTGCGGGCCGAGCGGCGCAGTGCCGAGCGCCCTGAGGACCTGGACGCCATCGAAGCGGCCCTGGTAGAACGCGACACCCGCGACGCTGCCCAGAGCTTGCCGGCCGCCGATGCCCTGGTGATTGATACTGGCGAGCTGACTGCGCAGGAAGTGATTGACCGGATCGTGGCCGAGGTTCGCAGCCGGGCCAGAAGCTGA
- a CDS encoding aldo/keto reductase family protein has translation MEYRKLGRSGLKVSEVALGGWVTYGHSVHEQQTVRDIVHRAYDSGVNFFDQADVYAKGKSEEMMGAVLGELPRHTLVLSSKVYWPMSDDVNDQGLSRKHVLESVDKSLQRLGTDYLDIYFAHRYDPSVPMEEIVMAFDQVIRDGKALYWGTSMWPAARIAQAVEFARAHGLHAPVVEQPEYSMIARERVESEILPYTEDAGVGLVVWSPLAMGLLTGKYDDGVPEGARLGENENWAKKFLTESNVQRVRDLKPVADDLGLTRAQLALAWILRQKGVSSVITGATRVSQIEDTVKAGGVRLSDDVIAHIEDILSGER, from the coding sequence ATGGAATACCGCAAACTGGGCAGAAGTGGACTGAAGGTCTCGGAAGTGGCGCTGGGCGGCTGGGTGACCTACGGCCACAGCGTGCATGAGCAGCAGACCGTGCGCGATATCGTTCACCGGGCCTATGACTCGGGGGTCAACTTCTTCGACCAGGCCGACGTGTACGCCAAGGGCAAGAGCGAGGAGATGATGGGCGCAGTGCTGGGCGAGCTGCCCCGGCACACGCTGGTGCTGTCCAGCAAGGTGTACTGGCCCATGAGCGACGACGTGAACGACCAGGGCCTGAGCCGCAAGCACGTGCTGGAAAGCGTGGACAAGAGCTTGCAGCGCCTGGGCACCGATTACCTGGACATCTATTTCGCGCACCGCTACGACCCCAGCGTGCCGATGGAAGAAATCGTGATGGCCTTTGACCAGGTGATCCGCGACGGCAAGGCCCTGTACTGGGGCACCTCGATGTGGCCGGCGGCCCGCATCGCACAGGCGGTGGAATTCGCCCGTGCCCACGGCCTGCACGCGCCGGTGGTGGAGCAGCCTGAATACTCGATGATCGCCCGTGAGCGGGTGGAAAGCGAAATCCTGCCCTACACCGAGGACGCGGGTGTGGGCCTGGTGGTGTGGAGCCCGCTGGCGATGGGCCTGCTGACCGGCAAATATGATGACGGCGTGCCGGAAGGCGCCCGCCTAGGTGAGAACGAGAACTGGGCCAAGAAGTTCCTGACGGAGAGCAACGTGCAGCGTGTGCGCGACCTGAAACCCGTGGCCGACGACCTGGGCCTGACCCGCGCCCAACTGGCCCTGGCCTGGATTTTGCGGCAAAAGGGCGTGAGCAGCGTCATTACCGGCGCCACCCGGGTCAGCCAGATCGAGGACACCGTCAAGGCCGGCGGCGTGCGGCTGAGTGACGACGTGATAGCCCACATTGAGGACATTCTGAGCGGCGAGCGCTGA
- a CDS encoding response regulator transcription factor codes for MRLLLLEDDARIAEPTRDALSEAGYDVTWVQTGDDALEAAVMGDFPLAVLDVMVPGELDGFAVAGEMREAGLDTAILFLTARTEVEDRVRGLDIGGDAYLTKPFAMPELLATLRALTRRERGQSAPVLQFAQGRGTLDTVARTVTWDGEEVAVTGREYALLEALTLSPDRWFTREDLLDRVWGAEFDGEARIVDVYVRYVRRKLAPEAIRSERGRGYRVEA; via the coding sequence ATGCGCCTGCTGCTGCTGGAAGACGACGCCCGCATTGCCGAGCCGACCCGTGACGCCCTGAGCGAGGCAGGCTACGACGTGACCTGGGTGCAGACCGGCGACGACGCGCTTGAAGCCGCCGTGATGGGCGACTTTCCCCTGGCCGTGCTGGACGTGATGGTGCCCGGCGAGCTGGACGGCTTCGCGGTGGCCGGCGAGATGCGCGAAGCGGGCCTGGACACCGCCATCCTGTTCCTGACGGCCCGCACCGAGGTGGAGGACCGGGTGCGCGGCCTGGACATTGGCGGGGACGCTTACCTGACCAAGCCGTTTGCCATGCCCGAGTTGCTGGCGACCTTGCGGGCACTGACCCGGCGTGAGCGCGGGCAAAGTGCACCGGTGCTGCAGTTCGCGCAGGGGCGCGGCACGCTCGACACCGTGGCCCGCACCGTCACCTGGGACGGCGAGGAAGTGGCCGTCACGGGACGTGAGTACGCTCTGCTGGAAGCCCTGACGCTCTCGCCCGACCGCTGGTTCACCCGCGAAGACCTGCTGGACCGGGTCTGGGGGGCCGAGTTCGACGGTGAAGCCCGTATCGTGGACGTGTACGTGCGCTACGTGCGCCGCAAGCTGGCTCCCGAAGCCATCCGCTCCGAGCGTGGGCGCGGCTACCGGGTGGAAGCGTGA
- the minE gene encoding cell division topological specificity factor MinE: protein MFGWFKSREERSKEALRDRLELVLAYDRANVSPGKIDALRADLLEVVRKHFPAGESSIEVEQMGDKMVLSANIPLESGTRPGPKRG from the coding sequence ATGTTCGGGTGGTTCAAGAGCCGCGAAGAGCGCAGCAAGGAAGCGCTGCGCGACCGGCTGGAGCTGGTGCTGGCCTATGACCGCGCCAACGTATCGCCCGGCAAGATTGACGCGCTGCGCGCCGACCTGCTGGAAGTGGTGCGGAAACACTTCCCAGCCGGCGAAAGCTCGATCGAGGTGGAACAGATGGGCGACAAGATGGTGCTGTCGGCCAATATCCCGCTGGAAAGCGGCACCCGCCCTGGCCCGAAGCGCGGCTGA